A window from Pyrococcus yayanosii CH1 encodes these proteins:
- a CDS encoding KH domain-containing protein: MEEEFEKLLKKFEKVSKDGEPIEEEEDEWEEEFRQEEYVKIPKERIAVLIGKKGSTKREIERRTKTRIEVDSETGEVWITSTKETNDPLAVWKARDIVLAIGRGFSPERAFRLLNEGEYLEIINLTDMIIGNEKNALPRVRGRIIGRKGRTREIIEEMSGASVSVYGKTVAIIGNPIQIEIAKTAIEKLARGAPHGTVYRYLERRKKDLELEGAMYYENL, translated from the coding sequence ATGGAGGAAGAATTTGAGAAGCTCCTGAAGAAGTTTGAGAAGGTAAGTAAGGACGGCGAGCCTATTGAGGAAGAAGAGGATGAGTGGGAAGAGGAGTTCAGGCAAGAGGAGTACGTTAAGATTCCAAAGGAGAGAATAGCCGTCCTCATAGGGAAGAAGGGCAGCACGAAGAGAGAGATAGAGAGAAGGACGAAGACGAGAATTGAAGTTGACAGCGAGACTGGGGAGGTCTGGATAACATCGACAAAGGAAACTAACGACCCGCTGGCCGTCTGGAAGGCCAGGGATATAGTCCTCGCGATAGGGCGCGGTTTCTCGCCCGAGAGAGCCTTTAGACTACTTAACGAGGGCGAATACCTCGAGATAATAAACTTAACCGATATGATCATCGGAAACGAGAAGAACGCCCTCCCCCGTGTCAGGGGCAGGATAATCGGGAGGAAGGGAAGGACAAGGGAGATAATCGAGGAGATGAGCGGAGCTAGTGTGAGCGTCTACGGAAAGACCGTCGCAATAATAGGGAACCCCATCCAGATTGAGATAGCCAAGACCGCCATCGAGAAGCTCGCGAGAGGGGCCCCCCACGGAACCGTTTACAGATACTTAGAGAGGCGCAAGAAGGACCTCGAGCTCGAGGGGGCCATGTATTATGAGAACCTGTGA
- a CDS encoding serine protein kinase RIO: MERLDREIAEVLGLRERREKDSELFKVFSEVFDRTTVETISYFYRRGKIDLLYGVLSTGKEANVFAGFDAQGNRIAVKIYRTYTTEFRRIWEYLAADPRVGYLPKDIRKLVFVWTRREFKNLQRAMKYAVRAPEPIAFRNNVLIMEFIGDETPAPRLKDVEKSLEKKDFEELYDFAMGSIERLWKRGDMVHGDLSEYNILIWEEPVIIDWSQATVKRNRMSLTLLYRDIKNITSYFARKGVSVDDPEEKFRELAGDEYGGRI, translated from the coding sequence ATGGAGAGACTTGACAGGGAGATAGCGGAAGTCCTTGGTCTGAGGGAGAGGAGAGAGAAAGACAGCGAGCTGTTCAAGGTCTTCAGCGAGGTTTTCGACCGGACCACCGTTGAGACGATAAGCTACTTTTACAGGCGTGGGAAGATAGATCTACTCTATGGTGTCCTCAGCACGGGCAAAGAAGCCAATGTCTTCGCGGGCTTCGACGCACAGGGCAACAGGATAGCCGTAAAGATATACCGCACCTACACCACGGAGTTCCGCAGGATATGGGAGTACCTCGCGGCCGACCCTCGTGTGGGATATCTGCCAAAGGACATAAGGAAGCTCGTCTTCGTATGGACGAGGAGAGAGTTCAAGAACCTCCAGAGGGCCATGAAATATGCAGTTAGAGCCCCAGAACCTATAGCCTTCCGCAACAACGTCCTGATAATGGAGTTCATAGGAGACGAGACCCCAGCTCCAAGGCTAAAGGACGTGGAGAAGTCCCTAGAGAAGAAGGACTTCGAGGAGCTCTACGACTTCGCAATGGGCTCGATAGAGAGGCTCTGGAAGAGGGGCGACATGGTTCATGGGGATTTGAGCGAGTACAACATCCTCATCTGGGAGGAGCCCGTCATAATCGACTGGTCCCAGGCGACGGTAAAGAGGAACAGGATGAGCCTGACCTTGCTCTATCGTGACATAAAGAACATAACGAGCTACTTCGCGAGAAAGGGCGTGAGCGTTGACGACCCGGAAGAGAAGTTCCGGGAGCTCGCGGGTGATGAGTATGGAGGAAGAATTTGA
- the eif1A gene encoding translation initiation factor eIF-1A: MPKKERKVEGEEVIRVPLPEGNQLFGVVEQALGAGWMDVRCEDGKVRRCRIPGKLRRRVWIRVGDLVIVQPWPVQSDKRGDIVYRYTQTQVDWLLRKGKISQEFLTGGGLTFE, from the coding sequence ATGCCGAAGAAGGAGAGAAAGGTAGAGGGAGAAGAGGTAATTAGGGTGCCCCTCCCAGAGGGAAACCAGCTCTTCGGGGTAGTGGAACAGGCACTCGGGGCGGGCTGGATGGACGTTCGTTGCGAGGACGGCAAGGTGAGGCGATGCAGAATACCGGGCAAGCTCAGAAGGAGGGTATGGATCAGGGTCGGCGACCTCGTCATAGTCCAGCCATGGCCAGTTCAGAGCGACAAGAGGGGAGACATAGTCTACCGCTACACCCAGACCCAGGTCGACTGGCTCCTGAGGAAGGGCAAGATAAGCCAAGAGTTCCTCACAGGCGGTGGCCTCACTTTCGAGTGA
- the sppA gene encoding signal peptide peptidase SppA codes for MRSERGLVDNVERGVWKYLTFILALILGFSLVANVLLYVQVGTLQKTSFDNVTRTIVIRENATSSTFENVSLLKVQIEEMRREIEYLRAQLRASRGTFGNATIAVVPIFGPIDDYLALHVVRILRELRDNSSVGGVLLWIESPGGYIGPVRAIYEEVKKLAYEKPVVAYTAGYADSGAYYIACAAEKIIADPLAEVGSIGVIYVHFNAEQYYAMNGIKVDVFKTGPHKDMGADWRGLTEEEKKIITEQIDAYFQEFLRVVSESRNMTLNKTKEFADGRVWFAYQVKGTLVDDTGDMDYALKVLVDMMGVEGARVIVYDSPTSDFGIAQSSALYMPARYVYSYIGR; via the coding sequence ATGAGGAGCGAGAGAGGGCTGGTGGACAACGTGGAGAGAGGGGTATGGAAGTATCTCACGTTCATCCTCGCCCTCATCCTCGGCTTCTCCCTCGTTGCCAATGTGCTCCTTTACGTTCAGGTCGGAACCCTTCAAAAGACATCCTTCGACAATGTCACGAGAACCATAGTGATTAGGGAGAACGCGACCAGCTCAACCTTCGAGAACGTTAGTCTTCTAAAGGTTCAAATCGAGGAGATGCGGAGGGAAATCGAGTACTTGAGGGCTCAGTTGAGGGCATCCAGAGGAACTTTTGGAAACGCCACAATTGCCGTGGTCCCGATATTTGGCCCAATAGACGATTACCTCGCCCTTCACGTTGTTAGGATTCTCAGGGAACTTAGGGACAACTCGAGCGTTGGGGGAGTGCTTCTTTGGATAGAGAGCCCGGGGGGATATATAGGGCCCGTGAGGGCGATATACGAGGAGGTCAAAAAACTTGCCTACGAGAAGCCGGTGGTAGCCTACACGGCCGGTTACGCGGATTCTGGAGCCTATTACATAGCCTGTGCCGCCGAAAAGATAATAGCCGACCCCCTCGCTGAAGTTGGAAGCATAGGCGTCATTTACGTCCACTTCAACGCGGAGCAATATTATGCCATGAACGGCATAAAGGTGGATGTCTTCAAGACGGGCCCCCACAAGGACATGGGAGCCGACTGGAGGGGACTAACAGAGGAGGAGAAGAAAATTATAACGGAACAGATAGACGCCTACTTTCAGGAGTTCCTCAGAGTTGTCAGTGAGAGCCGCAACATGACGCTCAACAAGACTAAAGAGTTCGCTGACGGGAGGGTTTGGTTCGCCTATCAAGTCAAAGGCACGCTCGTGGACGACACGGGAGACATGGACTACGCCTTAAAGGTGCTGGTGGATATGATGGGGGTTGAGGGAGCTAGGGTAATCGTTTATGATTCCCCAACGTCTGACTTTGGCATAGCACAAAGCTCCGCCCTTTACATGCCGGCCCGCTATGTTTACTCCTACATCGGGAGGTGA
- a CDS encoding PH1570 family protein — protein MQCEEKLEVFENGFEDGKFNIRVEVYGGDARKVLLALIYELYLPDYGSDYIYPFECAKEFWGIYMDGSEVEPEEMKLSEPKFVSRSVIDKLDKVLKGLDAPQEVKALVDLERAKIYKVKEGYLAVGKNFLLDHRDRLFIFNKPSVAEMLLKYIGRW, from the coding sequence GTGCAGTGCGAAGAGAAACTTGAGGTCTTTGAGAACGGCTTTGAGGATGGTAAGTTCAATATAAGGGTGGAGGTTTACGGCGGGGATGCTAGGAAGGTGCTCCTCGCCCTGATCTACGAGCTTTACTTGCCCGACTATGGCTCCGACTACATCTATCCCTTCGAGTGCGCCAAAGAGTTCTGGGGAATATACATGGACGGAAGCGAGGTCGAGCCGGAGGAAATGAAGCTCAGCGAGCCGAAGTTCGTTTCGAGGAGCGTGATTGATAAGCTTGATAAGGTCTTGAAGGGGTTAGACGCCCCCCAGGAAGTCAAAGCTCTTGTCGACCTTGAGAGAGCGAAGATATACAAGGTCAAGGAGGGCTACCTGGCCGTCGGCAAGAACTTCCTCCTCGATCACAGGGACAGGCTCTTCATCTTCAACAAGCCGAGCGTGGCCGAGATGCTCCTGAAGTACATCGGGAGATGGTAA
- a CDS encoding AI-2E family transporter, with protein MERETIVWTAVALIVIFLVWKTIAPLFTPIVFGFAAAYILHPFHVRLSEKVGNRASSLIITSLMLVASIGFLIGAALWVTDVLRNIYVYLDKFFIWLKGLNVPPALNAVFDALSESFPERLSHILLGYTLSLPKLVLQIVVFLAVFYGALLNADFLSTEVYRLLPSTNRELGEKLIEKAKETLDAILKTWLFLSVTKGFLLALGFYIFGISNITGSIAAGILCVVLELLPVVGGWIMWAVGAFLLVHRSLLLAILFALYGAIFISPVPDIIVKPKLVARRARVSSVVALVGIFGGIIAFGAVGIVIGPIALGLLSALLDAWKEKETAKQPSRAHRSRAA; from the coding sequence ATGGAGAGGGAGACGATAGTCTGGACGGCCGTTGCCCTTATAGTCATCTTCCTCGTGTGGAAGACCATAGCGCCTCTATTCACCCCCATAGTCTTTGGGTTTGCGGCCGCCTATATCCTGCACCCCTTTCACGTCAGGCTCTCGGAAAAGGTTGGAAATAGGGCATCCTCTCTTATCATAACCAGCTTGATGCTCGTGGCCTCCATCGGCTTTCTAATAGGAGCTGCCCTCTGGGTTACCGATGTCCTCCGAAACATTTACGTTTATCTCGATAAGTTCTTCATATGGCTCAAGGGTCTGAACGTTCCGCCCGCCCTTAACGCCGTTTTTGACGCCCTATCGGAGAGCTTTCCGGAAAGGCTAAGCCATATTCTCCTCGGATACACATTATCCCTTCCCAAGCTCGTCCTCCAGATAGTGGTCTTCTTGGCGGTCTTCTATGGAGCTCTTTTGAACGCAGACTTCCTCTCCACCGAAGTATACAGGCTCCTTCCCTCCACAAACAGGGAGCTCGGTGAGAAGCTGATAGAAAAGGCAAAAGAAACCCTTGATGCCATCCTGAAGACCTGGCTATTCCTCAGCGTCACCAAGGGGTTTCTTCTGGCGCTCGGCTTTTATATCTTTGGTATAAGTAACATCACAGGGTCTATAGCGGCAGGAATACTGTGTGTTGTGCTCGAGCTCCTTCCGGTGGTTGGAGGATGGATTATGTGGGCCGTTGGGGCATTTCTCCTCGTCCACCGCTCCCTGCTCCTCGCAATACTCTTTGCCCTCTACGGGGCGATATTCATATCTCCAGTTCCAGACATAATCGTCAAGCCCAAGCTCGTTGCCAGGAGGGCAAGGGTGAGCTCTGTGGTTGCCCTGGTGGGAATATTTGGGGGCATAATCGCCTTCGGAGCCGTGGGGATTGTAATTGGCCCGATAGCTCTTGGCCTTCTCTCGGCACTTCTCGATGCATGGAAGGAAAAGGAGACGGCTAAACAACCTTCCAGAGCTCATCGCTCTCGGGCCGCCTGA